In Equus quagga isolate Etosha38 chromosome 18, UCLA_HA_Equagga_1.0, whole genome shotgun sequence, the sequence gtTGCACCCGTAGAACGATATAAGGAattatgtatatgtttttctTCTGTACACCACACTTCCTTGAGCTTTCCCCTCCTCTGcagccttctccttctccccctcctccccccatggCAGATGTTGTGGTCTCATTTGATTGCATAGGAAAACTGCAGTGATACAGCAAACACCCAGAGAGATATGATGACAAATGGGTCCAGATCCCGGTAAATTACTTTCTGCTCAAATCGAAATTTCATTCAGTTTGTTGCTAGCAGAGATGAAGTAATCTAAATTGTGGACTCAGGAGCAGATAGAGGGAAGTTGGAGCAAGCATTTCATtatcaagagagagagaaggttagGATGAAAGAGATGAGCAGAGGCAAATCTTAAGTGTTGACACCATGATTGAAAAGGTTAACCCATACACATTATATATCAACCTGGATAGCAGAGAGTTTCTAATGGAAAGTCTGCACTGCTGGAGGTTTACGGGAGTTTCAATACACTGAGCATGATGTCTTCTTAGATATACAATCAAATCCTCTTAACCCTTTTGATGACTCATATCTCAAGATATGATTAAAGTACAAAAGAGTTCTTCATATAATTTCAAGGACACAATGCATTTAAACTCCAGTCATgagttgtatctttttttttatgatgaaCCCAGTAATCTGATAAAATGTGTGTAGAACAGAATTGTTTTGTATTTGCTAGAGGTGTAAGTCAATATTTGGCTGAAATCGGGACATCCTCTTCCTCCGCGGTAGGCAGAAGGTAGTCGTGACCCTAAAAAGGATTTTTCCCAGATTATGTAAATCATTTGTAAAATTTGAGGCCTGAGCCTAAGAATTCAGCTTCTGTCAACTGCATTCCAAAGGGAGGGCCAGAGGCCCgggggtttcttttcttttcctctggtttGGGATGATTCATTGATGTCCCCGTCATCTGTGTTTCAGGTTATTTGGGAACAGTGGTGCTTGTAGTGCTTGTGGACAGTCCATTCCTGCGAGCGAACTCGTCATGAGGGCCCAAGGCAACGTGTATCATCTTAAGGTAGCATTCATTCCTCCTCTGGTTTTTTAGGAATCATCCCTTTCCTACATGGACACAAAGCGTTTCTCTGGATGAAGTCTGCTTGCTCAAGCCGCAAAGGCTGGAGGACTCTATTGAAATTGTCGAGTGGCCGTGATTATCACAACCCCACACGCCACACCCCCCACTCATCAGCACACATGTATCTGTCTATTTCCCCCTTTAGCCTGATCCAATTGATTGCGTTTTGGCCTACCATTTTGCGGAATCATGTCGAAGGCAGAAAAACACTAAACCCTAAGTGGCTCTGTACTTGACAGATAACCTGCTTCAAAACAGCGTATAAACTTGTGACCAAAAAAGACTTAATTTGTCCTTATTTTCAGTGGGTTTGCTTTTCCCTTTCAGTGTTTTACATGCTCTACCTGCCGGAATCGCCTGGTCCCGGGAGATCGGTTTCACTACATCAATGGCAGTTTATTTTGTGAACATGATAGACCTACAGCTCTCATCAATGGCCATTTGAATTCACTTCAGAGCAATCCACTACTGCCAGACCAGAAGGTGAATACCCTGTGCTTCCTAATAAGCTTTATTAGAGCAAGTGGGAAGGTTCAACCTTTTTTAACCTAGCAAGGGAGTTTTCCTGGCTGGTTGTGTTTTTGCATGCCCTTCTGAAGAAATGTAGACTCCTCATACCTACGGGCTTCAGAAATACAGTTGATTACACTGTGAATCttctgtagttaaaaaaaaaaaatcccaacttgGTTATATCTGTAGCTTCACCGATGTTGAACGTAGTGTTAATCCCAGGCAGGGTCAAACAAAACATTCAACTTGCGTTGTTTATCCCATTTGACAGTTTTGCAATTCAGAAACATGATGTGAATAGGTTATTGTAGGAGGGAAATTAGAACGTTTATGATAGGAGAAGAGAATAAATGTCTTTGTCATGAAAGAATCATTTCTGCATCAGCAGTCAGAATCCGGACACCTGCCTTCCAAACCCAATTTACgatgcttttatttttagaagagcAGTCTCACAAAGCATTCCTTAATTCCAGAGGAGAGCATTTTTGTTGATTGGTAGTCCTGTAAAATTTGAATaagttatgatttttaaaacagggTTCTAGCTCTTGCTAATCGTTTTGTGCCACTAACAGCTTCATTAAAGATTATGTATCTTGATTCTTGATCCACAACTGGAAAGTTCTCAGACCGGagttagaaatgaggaaattataCAAGTGTACAAATCATGTAGTATTAGAAGGCACTTCAGAGGGAAAATTAGTGATCAACAGTTGTCCAGCACCCCCAGTACTGGATAGTTTTAGATCTATTTTAATCTCCTTAATAAGTCCTATAGCTATGCAAGTGAGTGCATTTTGATAACTGCTGTTCCTAATTTGTAACAATTACTGTCAACCTTCAGTTAAGAGACTGTTCATTCCACACTGGCCCAGAAAAGAGTGAAATGTATGACTCGTGCGCATAATTTTATTCACATCATATTTCATACTGATTATGTATTGATGACATTGATTCATTTACTCTTTACAGCGCCACTTGCATGGATATTAAATCTTATTGACCACAgatgaattttaatttcagattggTGATAGATTTTTCCATCAGCTCTGATAGTATGTTTGACTTTTTCATCATTAACCCAGGCAATCACACAGCACTGAGTTATTGCATTGAAACAAAAAGTGCACACTTCACTTGGTAATTCTTTATGGATTTACAATAGGAACTTCATTAATGTCTGTTGTAAGGATCACAAAAAAACAACATTTATCTGCAAATAGGAATTTAGCAAGCTTCAAAAGTCTCGGGAAAAAATATTAGACTCCTTTGTCTTCTGTAATGCATTTAAATGCTGTGTGTGGGGAAAAAGACTcatatttgaaaagttttaaccatttaaaattttaccacCACATTTTAGTGATTTATTGTTTTCCCTTACTCAAATTTATGcgataattttaaatatattttctgtttctttattaagTAAATGTTAATTACATCAAAATATGCACCCTTTAGTAATGTGAGAAGATACATAGAATATCATTTTAAGAATAGAAGTCTAATTTTTATTGGAAATTAACAAGTCACCATTGATGAGGCATTCCAGGCTTCTTTAAGGAGTGCCAGTATGTGTAAGTACTTATAGACTTTTATGGTTTGAATTGTGATGAAGTGAATCTATAGGGCAGAGTTGAGAACACTGAATGGGTCacataaatattttgagataccCATTTCAATTTAGAGGCAAAGCCATTTGTAGTTATACTTGgtagccaaaaaaagaaaaaatgtgctaGGAATAAAATGGTTGATCTCTTCTCCACCCACTCCAAAGTAAGAGCTTGGTTTTTCCACAAATTATATCTTAAGTTTGTTGCTGGTTTTATACTGTTTCTTTCCCTGACTTAGCCAGGGATAAAAAATGATTGTTACAGCTCACGAACATGCATGGTGAGAAGCAAAGGATGTAGAGACAAGATAGAAAATGTAGCTAGACTTTGAGGCACTGAATGGGGCAATAGCAATGTTAGCGAAGGACTAAGTCTAAAGGACACGTAAGAAACCTGAGCAGGGTCTCGCATCACCATCTTACTGAAGTACAAGATGATGTAAATTTAGAGGAGGTAGGggggaaactggagaaaaatctGGTTTACATGTTTATGAAATTTCATATATTGTGCCTTTCATATAAATCTTCTGTTCTCCACACTTTTTCAGCATGGGAGAGGTACGGTGTTCATTTTGGAACACAAAATATCTTAGGCAACGAATAAGAACCTACTAGTGTATGTTTTCTTAACGTTGGAAGCCAAAAAGAGACAGGTGGGCTTCAAAAATTAATAGCTCTTAAAAGACATAAGGTAATAGAACTTAAGGATATGTTCTCGTCAGGCATTGGTGAGAAGCTGTGTGTTTTGGGGGTGATGTTAATTAAGAACATTTCCCTGTTGGCATAAATGTCTCACATTTTTGCCCTTGGTGTTCAGCTCACCATGAACACAGTCAATTCACAAGGTAGTTTTAGTAAATAAGGGTTTTGGGCAAGCTGAATGTGGTCCGGAGAGATATTAATGAGAAGACAAGGGGAAGAGGTGGTGAGAACACACTTCCTGGTGGAACATAAACTCCTTTTTGGACCTGGAGAAtgctttagaattattttcccAGAACCCTGTGGTGTTTCTTTTCTGGAGAAGATGAGATGGGGAGAAATGACAAATAGccccattttattattttctcctcttgttcTCCATATTTTTGGTAGGGAAAATTGGACATTAATTTTGGCCGTTTTCCTTCTATTCACAGAACCAATTACATTTTTAGTGCATGATGCCTGATAAACACACCCAAGCATCCCCTGGCTTAGAAGTAATGAGTTGATTATTTCTACATCCCTTCTTTAAAGGCAGCTAATAGTATGGAAAGTATCGGCCCCCGTCGTCTGgtctttttaaactttcaacCTCCTGAAATTTGTTCCCAGTGTCTGAGATGTAGAGTTTACGTGTTGTTCTGCATCACTGGCTTTTGTAGAtcctgagaaaaataattttaagtttttaaatcataCAGTCTCTTGACTAAAATCTCAGAACACTAACATTCAAAGACCTGCaaaattttatagcttttattatttaaaggaGGGAGCTTGGCTATCCTCAGGAGGATATTGCCTTCTAGAGAGTTGTGTAAATACAATCAGGATTTgtggctatttttctttttggtaaatttttgCCTGCTCTGGAATTCTTTCATACAATCAAGGATGATGGTTCCATCTAGAATTATCTGTGCTTTTAACTAAAATAAGAGATCACATCTCTTTAGTTGGAGGAAAATTCAACGAGTGTTCTAGTTTACGCATCTCTTTACAGTGCCCACATAGTTACATAATTGGTGTTGTGTGTGTCCATCATAGAGGACATTTGATGctcatttattaaatatgctTGCTGGCTGCTGCTGCATCTTTGTTCTGGACAAATTACCTTTCTCACACTGAGCTTCCACTCTGGGGAATTAAGCCTCCACCACTTTAATTAGCTTGGAAGTGGGGGGTTGCAGTTCCTAATAGACTTCAGGCTTTTAGTAAGTTAGGGACAGGGTGAAACGAGAACTTCCTGGGAAGctcaaaatgtcatttaaaaaccataaaaaactaatatatattatttcattttggtaATTGCAAACAGATTGTATTTGACGACTGTGTGGATTATTATTTCTAACTTAGACATTGAAGTTAGAACCCATTGAACTACGTTCTTTAATTGAGCACAAGGCATTAACACATTGCATGTGTTTGATTCATATCActataatatttatgtaatattaagTTACATAGCAGATAAATACTAGGTGAAAAGTAGTatctgaatatttgtgtgtgtgtttgtgtatgtatatatatatatatatatatatatatacacatatatatatatgcatgtatctgTATACACACTCACACCCCACCATGGGTAGAGAAGGACACGGGTGAATAGATGTCACATGGGGATATTAGAATAATAATACCTGCCAATACTTgtccaacatttattaagtgccacGCACTGTTGAAAGTGCTCCATATATATTATGTCTTGTTATCCatactttaaagatgaagaaactgagacccagacaggttaagtaacttgcaaaAGTTACACAGTTGAGTTTATTAACCCGACACTTCCTCGGGAGGAACTTGGCTCTGAATGTGCCTTTAAGATGCAACCACTAGGCAAGGTGTTCTAATTCATTCCTTTCAGAAAGAAACTTGCTTTTAACAGTTAAGCAATTCGTTGTAGAACTTGACACCAGAAACTTTCTGAAAGTCCATTTATTGTCTCATTTTCTCTGCTAGTAAAACTGCGGAAAATGTTATCCTTTAGTTCCTCACTGACGGAGTAAGTAGCGTGGAAGGCTCCATCCAGTCACAGCGGGAAAGTAATCTAATAAAAGAAGATTAGTGAATGGAGAGAAGACAAAAGCAGTCATGTTTGAGTTTAATATCTCTCAAATTTAGCATTTTAGCTAAGATGCCCGTTTTTATTTCTTGCAGGTCTGCTAAAAGGTCAGAGTAATGCAGAATGCGTGCCTTCATCTCAGACTTTGTTCATCACAGGTGGATCCCGTGTGTCTTCAGTAGACAAGTCACCTTTGTAGCTAGCACCAGTGCCAGCTCCATGCCATTGCACCTTCTTTAGTCTTGATTGTCCTTCCCGCATTTATTGGTGTATTAAAATGACTGAATATGAACATTAAGGACTCCATGAACCTGGGCTAATGGGAGActgtagagaaaatgaaaaaagatccaCCGgaggacatctttggggggaGGGAACTTGGGAGGAGGGAAATGACTAATGAAGCTAATTAAAAGAAGCATTCAAATCTGCTTTCTCCCCTCATTAACAATTAGCAGGGCACTGGCCAGAGTTTGTACCCTGTGTTTTACCTTAACAACATTCTATTTGCTCCTTTGTATATTTAAGTGTTGTAAGGAAATGTGTTTCAATCAAAACTGAACATGAGATAAAGGAAAGAGATGTGGCTTTTGTGATATTCTATCACAAACACTTTTATTGTATCTCTGTAAAATAcaatgtatgtatgcatgtaagTGTTCTCGTCCTAATGTTGCTATTCcatggcaaagagaaaaaaaaagaacgaaaaaagaaaaaaaattggaaaaaaaaatcaggctcaTAGCAGCTACTGTGTAGAAATTTCCCTCTACTTCTAATTtgctgaatgaagaaaaaaatcttttatttgtgatattttcaGAGACATTTGCTCTAGTATGgtgtatttaaataataaaaacttaaaagaaaaaatattcgaTGGAGTTTGGGTTTAAGcactgctttttctcttctgtattttgcGAAATTCTAGTTTTTTTGTTCCATATCAAGCTTACTTTAAATCTTAGGGGTTGAGGGAGGaggtgtgtatatttatttagcTCTGGGCCAATAGGGTATTCTTCAAATTACTTAACCATGCCATTTTTGGCAAGGGTACAAAGCAGCATTTCTAACGGAGGCCTTTGTATGAGTTCAGAATATTCTGTTAATAGCACTTCATTACACTTCTATATCACAGTGAAtcttttgtgtttatatataaatatttgtttgattcTTCAGCTATTtcgtttattcttttttctcaatagGAAAGCCTTGGGTATTGGTGAGAAGCATGTTAAAGAATGTAGCGTAACCATCTTGTCGTCTCACCAGGTTGATAGCTTTTGAAGGAAACAGCATTTCTAAACCATACCTGTAGCTATTTTGAAGTCCCCTTAGTTGTCAGGGACCCGGAGCTCTTTACAGGCATCTGCCAGGGGTGAAGCAGCCGTTTCCTGGTGAGCTTTCAGACTCATGTGGTCTGCTGtgtgatttgtttattttcttttgctctcacACTCCTTCCCTGACTCTGCCTTTCCGTATGTTTGGGGaagatttggattttattttgtagtAGTCTTGAGAGAATTTAGTTGCTAGTTCTGGGCAGCAGCAGAGTATCCCCAGTAGTGGCCGGTTTGCCTGCGGTGGTGCCCTGTGGAAGCGGGTGTGGGCGCAGGACTCAGTGGGCCcatggtgggtgccgacagcggGAACTGCCAGAGTCTGCACTGCCAGGCTTGTTATCTGAGTGGATCTCAACTACAGCTTCTACCACAGGTTAATAAAACCAGGTGTGTTTCCAAtgctgcttttaattttctttctaaaaatggcatttgttttattttctcttgctcCAGAAAAGCTCCCAGTACAGATCCTCTCTTTGAGAATAGGAATAGGTTCTGTAGAGGGCTCTAGCTCGGCACATCTCAGCTAGCGGTCAGCTTGCTTTTGGGATCTTCTGCTTTGAAAGATTCCAGGCCAGGAGGAAGAATCAGTTGCTCGAGCTGCAGACCTCCTGTAAGAGAACTTAAAAGTGGAGAGTTAAAGTGAATCATTTTGTTAGagctttataaaaagaaaatgcaaggaaaaaaatgaaatcatataaataatATCTGTTAGAGTTAGATCCTTGGGGAATTTCTAGGAACTAGTTctagttacatttttttcctttaagatacTTTAAAGGAACGTGGACTCTTcagaatagaaaagaagaaatgcgTTAATAAGAATGCAAGCATCTATATTTTTGGCATAAGCACTCATGTCCCACATAGTGTAGAAATTCAAAGGAGATAGTTAATAACTTTTAGTAAGTAATGCAGAGTGGCATTTAGTGATGTGGAGGGCTAAGGTCATTAAAGACTTTAAATGAACTATTATATGGCTGGTTCCTCAAGCACTGCTGCGTATTTAATAACGAGCTTCTAAAAGCATTTCTTAAGTTGCAGACCTATAAGATTACAAATGTCACTCATGTTAGTATAATCCACGTGCAAGTGATGAAGTCTTCCCTTTGATGTGCTAAATTGGAGAAGGACTAATGGAGCTATGAATATACAATAGAACATATTTAAGTAGTAGTCTTGCTTTAGGTAAAACACTTTCCTGAAACCAGAGGCATTTCAAACAATAAAACCCAGCTCTAATGGGGATGCTCTGTGTGGTTAGAAAGCTACTCAAAACACTCAGGTTTATTCTGATGTGAGCAGTGATTGTGTTCCTCCCCTAACCCCAACATTgcttaggcaaaaaaaaaaaaaaaaatccgcgAGCTTGTTCACCTTTCATCCGTTGCATTTGTGATGCTAGTGAGATGTACTCTGTTCTTTTGAAAGGACTTACTTAATATTAACCACGTCATAGAGCAAGATGGCCCCCAGTCTCTACAAGTAagtgcaattaaaaataaaagcaaatgttaCTGAGACCTGCTAAACTCctaatgaaaaaaaagtttatgataCATATAAATGACTCAATCATGCAAATTGTCACTCTTGCTAATGAAACAATTTTGTAAAAAGATTGTCCTCTGCAAGGGCTTAATGTTTTTTACCTATCTGTCTAGTTCGATTTACACATCCCGAAAGGCAGGGGAACCCGCACGAAGCCTTTCCAGACCACACCGTTTGCCGCAAGACACTATTTCCCACTCTTCCTGATTTATTAGGAAAGAGTTTAACATGGACTGTAGTgtcttataaaatgagaaaactgtcaCACCGAAATTAAGCCTGTGAAATTGTCATCCTCTTAATATTAACTGTATTCAACTTTTCTTTTGCTCGTGTTAACATTGATATTTGGAACAACTAACTAGTCATTAGAAATGAAGCTGTTAAATGGCTTTAAATGTCAATATAGTAAGATTCTAATGTGCActactatttatataaaatatttcttaagcccAATGAATTATATAACAAACAATGAATCCAAGACTTATGTATCAAGAGACTAGTGAAGAGTTTCCGTGTAGCCTAAGTAATTGTATTGAGAAGAGGTTTTTCCAAAAAGACACCTTCGCCCGGGAATTACATCCTGGGTGCTGATGCGCCTATGACTGAGAGGCCCATTGGAAACAGACAAGTAACAAGTTGATGTTACTTGTCGCTTTGTTACTAAGACCTATTGTCAGTCCACTCAAGTCACAGAAATGCTTATTGCAGTTAAATAGCAATTTGTTTCCATGAAACTGCAATTAAAGTATTACTGAGCAGCCATTTTAGATTGGCAATGCTCTAAACGCATTTTAAACAGCCAGC encodes:
- the LMO4 gene encoding LIM domain transcription factor LMO4, whose protein sequence is MVNPGSSSQPPPVTAGSLSWKRCAGCGGKIADRFLLYAMDSYWHSRCLKCSCCQAQLGDIGTSCYTKSGMILCRNDYIRLFGNSGACSACGQSIPASELVMRAQGNVYHLKCFTCSTCRNRLVPGDRFHYINGSLFCEHDRPTALINGHLNSLQSNPLLPDQKVC